TTTTACGTCCACAACTTTGGCTATAAGTTCACGACTTTTTGGCCCTTGAATCGCAATTTGTGCATAATCATCGCTAACATTTTCTAAATGAACTCCCTGTTTAGGGCAGTGTTCTTTGAACCAGGCATAATCTTTTTCAATATTACTTGCATTTACACAAATAAAGAAAGAATCAAACCCTCTTCTATATATGATTATATCATCAACTAAAGTTCCGTTATCATAGCACAATGCACTGTATTGTGCTTGACCTATATGCAATTTTGCAACATCATTTGAAACGAGGCTCTGCAAATACTCAAGTGCTCCTCGACCCGTTACGATAATTTCGCCCATATGACTGACATCAAAAATTCCAACTGAATTTCTGACAGCTTTGTGCTCATCAACCACTCCAGTATACTGAACAGGCATATTCCATCCCGCAAAAGGAACCATTTTTCCATTTAATGCGAGATGCTCTTCATATAATGGAGTCAATTTTAATTTTTCTTCTACTGGTAATGACATTTCATCCTCCAACGGCAGCATATAAATTTTTTGGACAAATCATCATCTTAATATAAATGAAGTGAGTCAACTTATTTAAAAATTAATTTTATAAAATTGCAAATTGTATCCTTCATTTCAGAAATATGAAAAATGCATTTGGATTTATCATTGATTATTGATATGTTTAATTGATATCCATAATTTGAGGAATCTTTTATATTATGATTAAATCTAAGCGATTTGATATTAAGGCTGAAACATTCTTGAAATGTTTTTTTGCAATTCTATTTTCTCTAGTGATCATTCGATTTTTCCAAGATAGACTTACACTTTCCGATTTAAAAGTATATTATGGAGCCTCCCGCGCTTTGATGGGGTGGAGTATTGATCCAAATATATTTGGTCATTATTATGAGCAAATTAATGATCCAAATCCCTACCATGCCTATTTTGGCGTTACCAGTGGCATTTACAAATATGCACCATTTTCTTTATTATTGTTTCTTATTTTTTCTATATTCCCTTGGAATGTTCTATTATTTCTATACCCTTTCATAAATATGCTAGCATTTTATGCATTCTTCAAAATTTTAAAAACTTTACTAATTGACAAATTTTATTTATACAATCCAGTAGATCAAAAGAAATTAAATATAGCGTTTATCCTATGTTTTATCTTACAGTCTCATAATATTTACAGAGAAATATTTATGGGAAATATTAATATAATCTTAATGCTTTCATGTGTATATTTTTTAAAATTATTTCTTAACAATAAAACTTTCCTTTCTTCTATTATATTATCTTTAATAATACTTATTAAACCTCACTTTATTTTTATTATTCCTTTAATTTTTATATTTAAGTATTTCAGATTAATATTTTATTCTGGAGTGGTCTCATTTCTTATATTTTTCTCTATTTTTCCCATTTTTGGTATAGAAAAATCCATTGCACTGATTTCAAGTTGGCTCAACACAATCAATGTTCATAACAATTATGCTTGGTATTTAGAAAATCCTCTCAATCTTCAATTTATAATATGGAAATTTTTAAAACTATTTCTATCTAATTTAAATAACTCTCAATTAACCGCATATACTTATTCTGTGATAATAATAAGCCATTTAATTTTATTTATAAATATAGTACTAAAAAGAAAACAATACAATAATATTATGTTTTTGAATTATTATTTTATAATATTAGCCTTGATTCCATTTGTTTTTTTAGTTGATAGCAATCAACTTATTTATACTATTCCTTTAATAGTTATATTAATATACAATTACATGCTACATACAAAGAGCTCCAATAATACTCTTTCACAAATATCTATTTATTTATTTTCTTTACTCTTTATATTTATAATTATGACCCAACAAATACCAAAGGATTGGCTACCATTAAATTTCTTTGTGGGTTTTTCATACTTAACATTTTTTATATATAGTTATTCTATTAAGTATATTTTAAATACTTTGAATAGGCTGACTAGCAGTCGTTCGCATTTTTGAAAATAATAAACTCAGGTCTAGCTTTTAAGTTTATCTTTATTTTTATTATAGAGTTCAATACTTTCTAAAACAACTTTTTCAGCTTCTGCTTTACTGTACCAACCAGAGACTTCCACTTTTTTGTTATCGAGTAGTTTATATGTCTTAAAAAATTGTTCTATTTCTCTAAGCATATGGGGATTCGACTTTTGTATTTCTTCTATATCAGTAAAATGTTTATATTGAGGATCATCTGCATGCACTGCTAAAATTTTATCGTCCGTTTCTCCACCATCAATCATTTTCATTACACCAATGACTTTTGCGTTCATCATGCACATAGGTTGAGCAGGATCTTGGCCAATGACCATGATATCAAGAGCATCGCCGTCATCGCAGTATGTTTGAGGAATAAATCCGTAATTAATTGGATAAAACATAGGACTCGACATCACACGATCTAGTAATAACAATCCAGATTCTTTATCAATTTCGTATTTGTTTTTGGATCCACGGGGAATTTCTATAATTGCCGTTACAACTGATGGAACTTTTTTACCAATGCTCACTGCATGCCATGGATGCCAAGGATTCACTGCCATAAGATAAACTCCTCATAAAAATAGTTTAAAAATCCCTTTCTCATTGCAAAAGCAAGGGATAAAGAAGACTTTCTGTTGTACATGCTGAATGCCCATTTGTGAAGAAAAATATGAGTACGACTTGGAGGGGATCATGACAGCTAAAAAACGAGCAAAACCAATTAAACTTGAATGGAGTGGGGGGCTTTCATCAACTGAAAGCGAAATCCCAATCAGCTTAAAAACTAAAAATCAAAAAACCGAAAGCAAAGTTGCAGCAAAAATCACTGGAAAAGCTGACATAAGGCGAGAGAGCAAGGGCAGAGCGGGCAAACCTGTCGCAATTGTTTGTAAATTTTCAGATGTAGAAGCTAAAAATCCAGAAAGTTTAAAGCTCCTTTGCTCCGAACTAAAAACCTCACTTGCATGCGGTGGCACTGTAGAAAATGACGAGATTATTTTAACCCTCCGTGATTTTGAAAAAATCAAAATCACCCTCGAAAAACTAGGAATATTAGCTAGAATAGTTTGAAAATATTTTTAAGTTTTAACTAAACAAATAAGATTTTGTTTTTTATTTTTTTGACAAAGCCTTCACACTGCAAAAAATTTCTCCCATGTTTTTAGATAATCTGACGATAATGAATGAGATATAAAATTTTATTCAAGGTGATTGAATATGTTAAAAACGGTTTCTAAAGGAATATTTAAACCGAATAGCAAGGAAGCCATAAACTTCACTGAAAAAATAATTCGTGCATACTATAACGGTCAAAATATTGAAGATAGAGACGATCCTAGCAACAATTTAACAGAACAAAATATATCTATTATTGAGCAAAACTTCTCTCCCAAAGAAGAAAAAAAACATAACAATCACACTACAGAATCTCAAGAAAAACAATACCCATCTCAAAACAACAATGGCCCACAAATTATATCTATTGGTGGAGGCAAGGGCGGTATTGGCAAAAGTTTTCTTTCTGCAAATATTTGTGTCCGTTTGGCTTCATTAGGCTACAAAGTTTCCGTTGTTGACCTCGATCTTGGAGCGGCGAACTTACACACATGCTTAGGCGTTCCAACTCCTCGCTCTGGTATTGCTGACTTTATCCATGGCAATGTATCTACTCTTGAAGAAACGGGTATCTCTTGCTGCTTTCCAAATCTCATTTTGTATGGGGGTGGACAAGAATTTTGGCAACAGATTAAACCACAAAGCGCTCAGAAAATAAAACTTATTTCAAAACTACAAGAGCTTGATGCCGATTTTGTTTTTCTGGATTTAGGTGCTGGAACACATGTTCATACACTGGATTTCTTTATTTTCTCCCATGGTGGAATTCTAGTAGTTGCTCCAGAACCAACGAGTATTGAAAATGCTTATGTTTTTATGAAAAGTATTCTTTATCGAAAAATACAAAGTATATGTAAAGCATTTGATATAGACGCTAACACTGAAAAAGAATTGTTAACTAAAATATCGAACCCACGTAGTTCAGAAACACCATTTTCGCAGCTCATTACATTTTCGCAAAAAAATACTGATATTGGCAGACAAATTAAAGAAATGATTCAAGAGACAAATATTGGCATTATAATGAATCAAGTTAGAACTAAAGAAGACCGTGACCTTGGCGAATCTATGGCACTCATTTGCAACCGGTATTTTGGTTTCAGCGCACAATATTTAGGATCAACTCGATATGATGATGCTGTTTGGAAATCAGTGCGTATCAGAAGACCTCTGATCCTAGATTATCCCTTGTCAGCAATTGCATCAAATATAAATCAAATAACTGATAAAATTATAAAAAAATTCATTCAGAATGATGAAAAGGAAAGCATAAATAGAGCTGGATAATTAATATGAACACAGCTAATAAAAAAAGAAGCCCCTTTGAAATTCTAGGTCTGAGTGAAAATAATATTTCACTCCGTAAAATACATATTGCTTATGAAAATTTAAAGAAACAAGTCGAAGCATCTATTACTAAAGATATTACCCATGAAGATCTCGAATTTGCTTTTCAAGAGCTTGTTAATTATACTGAAAGACAAAATTCGAATGATAATGAAGAAGAAGTTATTTCTGCTCATTTATTACCAAATATGAAAGCAAAAAGAAAGACTGCGAGAGACGATGCAAATATTATATATATAAGAAAAGATATACCTAAAAAACAAAAAGAAATCGAAATTATAAATCGCCCGATCGACAGTCTTATGGAAATGAAAGTCTCTATTAAAAAGTCTCGCGCTATATTTGCAGAAAATCCTGATTATATGAAAAGAATCGAAGAAATAATCTCTGAAACAGAAGAGATATCAGGAAGTTTACTCAAACGTCTCAGAGAAGAACTGAGAGTTTCAATTGACGAAGTTGCGAATCGAATAAAAGTAAGCAAATCATATCTTGAAGCAATAGAAAATGATTCTTTCTCAAGCTTACCTGCAGAAGTTTATGTAAAAGGATTTTTCAATTCTTATTTAAACTATCTTGGTCTTGACAGAAAGGATATTGTTGAAGCATTAACAGAAGTCTATAGAACGCGGAGAAGGCTGACAAAAAGAAAATAAGCAGTCAGCTCTTTATTACACAGGTTTATTTTAAATAATGAATAATACAATAGAAATAACTGTTCCTGAGCATCTCCAAAATGAACGCCTTGATGTAATACTCACTCGTTTGATTGATCTTATACCAAGTCGATCTTTTGCTGCAAAATTAATTGCAAATAAACAAGTTCTTGTTGATAATAAACAAGTCAGATCTTCATATAAACCAAAAGAATTACAAAAAATTTCAATCGATCTTAGTTTTATTGATGCAATAAATTCTGAGCCTATTGGTGAAAAAATAGATCTTGATATTTTATTTGAAGACAATGATTTAATCATTATAAATAAACCTGCCGGAATGGTTGTCCATCCAGGAGCAGGTGTGCATTCCGGTACACTTGTAAATGCTATTTTAGCTCATTGTGGGGTTACTTTACCTTCCCTTGGCCTCCCATCACGTGCAGGTATAGTTCATAGACTTGATCGTGATACGAGTGGTGTTATGGTTGTAGCAAAATCACAAATTGCTTTAACTAATTTATCTAAACAATTTGCTGATCATTCTCAAACTCGTATATATCATACTTTAATTTATGGAAACATACTTCCAGCCAGAGGTAAAATAGAAACTTGGCATGGAAGGGATCCTAAAAATAGAATTAAATATTCCGTTCAACCTGAAGGTAAAGGAAAAAAGGCTATATTATCTTACAATAAATTAAATACTTTTATGGATAATAAAATTTCTTTAGTAGAATGCCAATTGTATACAGGTAGAACTCATCAAATCCGTGTTCAATTAAGTAATATAGGCCACGGAATATTAGGAGATGCTTTATACACAAACAGCACCAATGAATTAAATTCTGACAAAGAACTTAAAGCACTCATAAATAAAAATGCGCAAAGACATATGCTACATGCAGTCCATTTAGGTTTTAAACATCCTGTTACAAATGTAGAAATGTCTTTTCAATCTCCATACCCCCAAGATTTTAATAATTTGTTATTATTATTGGAGGCGAAAGGAAAAAAATTTTGAACGATAAATTATTAAATCAGTTTTTAAACTGTGGTTTTTTTATTGGTGACTTAAATGAAGATAAAATATGGTTAATGTCTTCATCTATCCGCCAAGAAAAATATCTTGAAAATAATTCATTTCCTTTTTTTTACTTGAATAATTTCTTTTCAAATAAAAAAAATCCCTTTTACAAAGGTCTTAATTTTCAAGAAATGAACATTTCAGATTTTCAAAATATTATTGAAAAAGAATCCAGTAAAAAACCAGATATTAAATGGGATCAAGCTAATAAAGATTTTTATTTAAAACAATATTCCGAATTAAAGAAGGAATTATCTTTAAAAGTTCTTAAAAAAGGTGTTCCTTACACTTTTCAAGAAGGTTCATGCAAATTAAATAATGAAAACAAACTTTACTTAATTAAAAATATATTAAAAAACAGAAAACAAAACTCTTCCTATATATATGGATTCTGGAAGGATGATGAAGGTTTTATTGGTACAACTCCTGAA
The sequence above is drawn from the Fluviispira vulneris genome and encodes:
- a CDS encoding helix-turn-helix domain-containing protein; translated protein: MNTANKKRSPFEILGLSENNISLRKIHIAYENLKKQVEASITKDITHEDLEFAFQELVNYTERQNSNDNEEEVISAHLLPNMKAKRKTARDDANIIYIRKDIPKKQKEIEIINRPIDSLMEMKVSIKKSRAIFAENPDYMKRIEEIISETEEISGSLLKRLREELRVSIDEVANRIKVSKSYLEAIENDSFSSLPAEVYVKGFFNSYLNYLGLDRKDIVEALTEVYRTRRRLTKRK
- a CDS encoding translation initiation factor, with the protein product MTAKKRAKPIKLEWSGGLSSTESEIPISLKTKNQKTESKVAAKITGKADIRRESKGRAGKPVAIVCKFSDVEAKNPESLKLLCSELKTSLACGGTVENDEIILTLRDFEKIKITLEKLGILARIV
- a CDS encoding glycosyltransferase family 87 protein; the encoded protein is MGWSIDPNIFGHYYEQINDPNPYHAYFGVTSGIYKYAPFSLLLFLIFSIFPWNVLLFLYPFINMLAFYAFFKILKTLLIDKFYLYNPVDQKKLNIAFILCFILQSHNIYREIFMGNINIILMLSCVYFLKLFLNNKTFLSSIILSLIILIKPHFIFIIPLIFIFKYFRLIFYSGVVSFLIFFSIFPIFGIEKSIALISSWLNTINVHNNYAWYLENPLNLQFIIWKFLKLFLSNLNNSQLTAYTYSVIIISHLILFINIVLKRKQYNNIMFLNYYFIILALIPFVFLVDSNQLIYTIPLIVILIYNYMLHTKSSNNTLSQISIYLFSLLFIFIIMTQQIPKDWLPLNFFVGFSYLTFFIYSYSIKYILNTLNRLTSSRSHF
- a CDS encoding inorganic diphosphatase; the protein is MAVNPWHPWHAVSIGKKVPSVVTAIIEIPRGSKNKYEIDKESGLLLLDRVMSSPMFYPINYGFIPQTYCDDGDALDIMVIGQDPAQPMCMMNAKVIGVMKMIDGGETDDKILAVHADDPQYKHFTDIEEIQKSNPHMLREIEQFFKTYKLLDNKKVEVSGWYSKAEAEKVVLESIELYNKNKDKLKS
- a CDS encoding nucleotide-binding protein gives rise to the protein MLKTVSKGIFKPNSKEAINFTEKIIRAYYNGQNIEDRDDPSNNLTEQNISIIEQNFSPKEEKKHNNHTTESQEKQYPSQNNNGPQIISIGGGKGGIGKSFLSANICVRLASLGYKVSVVDLDLGAANLHTCLGVPTPRSGIADFIHGNVSTLEETGISCCFPNLILYGGGQEFWQQIKPQSAQKIKLISKLQELDADFVFLDLGAGTHVHTLDFFIFSHGGILVVAPEPTSIENAYVFMKSILYRKIQSICKAFDIDANTEKELLTKISNPRSSETPFSQLITFSQKNTDIGRQIKEMIQETNIGIIMNQVRTKEDRDLGESMALICNRYFGFSAQYLGSTRYDDAVWKSVRIRRPLILDYPLSAIASNINQITDKIIKKFIQNDEKESINRAG
- a CDS encoding RluA family pseudouridine synthase, which translates into the protein MNNTIEITVPEHLQNERLDVILTRLIDLIPSRSFAAKLIANKQVLVDNKQVRSSYKPKELQKISIDLSFIDAINSEPIGEKIDLDILFEDNDLIIINKPAGMVVHPGAGVHSGTLVNAILAHCGVTLPSLGLPSRAGIVHRLDRDTSGVMVVAKSQIALTNLSKQFADHSQTRIYHTLIYGNILPARGKIETWHGRDPKNRIKYSVQPEGKGKKAILSYNKLNTFMDNKISLVECQLYTGRTHQIRVQLSNIGHGILGDALYTNSTNELNSDKELKALINKNAQRHMLHAVHLGFKHPVTNVEMSFQSPYPQDFNNLLLLLEAKGKKF